The segment gtgatggaaaatcgtttcccatagaaaaatggtttgagatattcgaaaaaaatgccgacgcatatgagcttactgaaaagcaaaagtatgtgcaggccagaggaaaaatgaccggtgcagctaagcttttccttgaagctgaatgcgtgtgcacctatgaggaactcaagaacttattattggatgaattcacatgtagctataacagtgcagacattcataagctgctgcacgaaagaaagaggaagagtagtgagtcgatgcacgagtacttgctgcagatgagaaaaatagcagcagtcggacatgttgaacacgcggctcataagccatattgtgaacggtctggacataagaaacgagtataagtatgccatgtatcgctgtaagaccttcagggccttgaaagaagagttcgatatctatgatcgtttgaacatatcggagaagaagggcaataacgaacagcataaaacgagtttcaagcagcaaagtgggcaaagcggtaaaagagaatattgctataactgtggatcaggagaacacaaacgcaaagactgcaaagccgaaacgaagtgttttaagtgcaatcagaatggtcacatttcgcgtaactgtccttatgaagctgatgaagttgataaagttcgcgtcattttggatcgcagtcgcatgaaaaaattcaaataaacggcattgttgttgactgtcttgtggatacagggtcagatgtaaccataatcaaagagagtatgttgaagaccatgaaaaacgttaaacttttgaagtgcacaactatgttgcgcggtctgggtcagatatcaacaaagcctgttggatactttaatgcagaagttaccgtggataagttgctgaccacacagaagtttttagtagtccccagtagccagattgatttcgacgcacttttggggcatgatttcattaaaaagttccgtttcgtcgctgatatgcaaggatacacgtttttgaagcatgacgcagatcctgtgccaacagatgagcatgctcttatatataatgtaactgaagagtcatcctttgtagctccgccgcaatatcgaaaagacgttgaacagatgataagaaacagttaccaaatgcccacagaagttgcaaagcagtctccaatccaactgaagatagttcccgacggattaatcaagccgtttcatcactcaccgagtcgtttatcaacagacgaagccagtgccgtaaagaagcaagtcgaagaatggatcgagcaaggaatcgtgcgcaagtcgtcttcaaatgtagcgagcagagttgtcgtcgtgaagaaaaaagatggtacacttagagtttgcgtagactacaggaagttaaacagcatggtattgctggactgcttcccagtcccgatcatggaggaagtcttggaaaagctgcagtcggctaagtggtttaccataatgggccttgaaaacggatttttccatgtgcctatggaagagcaaagcaagtcgtatacggcctttgttacaaaggagggattattcgagtttaataaagcgcctttcggattcaagaactcgccagctgcgttcattcggttcgtaagctatatttttcaagaattaatcaactctgacattatgcagctttatatggacgacataattgtttacgccgcatcgcccgaggtatgcatgaggaagacaaagttggtcctggagacagctgcgcagtttggcctaaagttcaagtggaagaaatgtagcttcatgcagccacgcattagctttctgggccatatcattgaggacgggagaatctggcccggcaaagagaagacagcagctgtcagtcggtttgctacgcccaaagacattaaagcagttcaagaatttctgggactcacaggctttttcagaaagttcatccctggctatgcacaagttgcccggccgctcacgaatctactcaggagggaagcagttttcaacattggcgaagcagagcaacagTCGCTACAGACCTTAAAGAATCTGCAtgtaatcgcacctgtattacatttatactcacgagaagcgccaacggaactccacacggatgcatccaaagaaggtttcggagcagttCTGTTGCAGCAGTctgatggcaatttccacccgatttactattggagtaaaaagactacacaagccgagtccaaacgtcacagttactatttggaggtcaaagctgcatacctcgcactcaagaagtttcgtcactacctgttggggatcaaatttgatcttgccactgactgtgcggcgtttaagcagacaacaacgaaagtagatatacccagagaagtttcccagtggattctgtatatggaggactttacattcaaagcagtacaccgcccaggggacagaatgagacacgtggactgtctcagtcgttttccgcagacatgcatgttcgtgacgacggagctaacagctcggataaaaaaagcacagcaggatgacgatttcatcaaagccacagttgagatcctgaagcagcacccatatcaagactacaagcttaaaggaggtcttctcttcaaatctgtaaatggcaatgacgttttggtggttccaaggctgatggaaagggaaatcattcaaggatcgcatgaagttggtcatttctccacagcaaagacaatgcactcagttcatcagcaatactggattccgcaccttgaacggaaagtaaataagttgattactaattgtatcagttgtataattttcagcaaaaagttgggcaaacaagaaggctatcttcattgcattgacaagggtgacacaccactatacacgctgcacgttgatcatttgggaccaatggatgcgacagccaagcatcacaagtacatttttgctgtggtagatgcattctccaagtttgtgtggctgttcccaactaagtcaacaggtcacgaagaagttgtgaagaggctgagagattggtcatttgtgtttggttttcccaagcgcatagtcagcgacagaggagcagcgtttacatccaacgcattcagcgagtttcttaacgagaacaaagtcgaacatgtgtgtccaacgacaggtgtggcgagaggcaacggtcagattgagcgggagaaccgttcaattttgggtatcatcgcaaagctctcagctcaggagtcaacgaagtggtacaagcatgtgccacaggtccagatggcgattaattcgcatgtgcattctacgttgaagtcgtcgccattcgaggtcatgtttgggacaaagatgcacagacaagctgaaagtcgactattggaggtgctcaacgaggagttggttacgcagtttaacaacgagcgccaagaactgcgtgaccaagcgaaacaaaacattgagaacataaaaaacgacgacctgagcacggctacagactaggagacatggtcgcgatcaagaggacgcagttcgtcgcaggacgcaagttggccagcgagtatctaggcccatatgaagtcaccaaggtaaagcggaacggtcgctacgacgtcagaaaggttgctcaagtcgaggggccaaatatcacagcaatgagcagtgacaatatgaagctatggcgttttgtctcagagaacgatgatatattgtcatctgggacagatgaagatgagcaggagggccgaatgtaaaggacagtgtatcaagcagttagcactatcccatctaaattaacatttgaacttaagataccatcgataagacctaaccgatataaccagacttaaccgatgtttaaaagacctaaccgataaggggttatcgatacgggagtcggttgttggaagtagaagcagaaagttgaacaaaaagtcggaagaacagactcattaattgcacatcttaaatcatacactttgtactctttttcgaaaaacactattaataaacgatacattattattaatcttacataaatatattaaaaattggAAAACCCACGAGGACTGCTATAAATTAGTATTAAAAATTGCTTAACAATCACCCTTCATTGATACTGCCAATATGTGCAACAAATGCAAAGATATTTCCAAGTGGTTCCAAAGCTGGTTTCATACATCCGTGTACATATCCGCTTAGTATTTGTGTTCACACGAGCTTCGGCTGAACTTAATAAAATTTCCCGActaatttaaataattaaaatgttTCAAGTTGAAAGTGATAATGCAAACGAAACCCTTGTATGCAATCTGTAGTAATTAGTCTAAAACATATTCCGTATTTCCTAAGCCTGTCTTTGGGTTGCGTTAAGTGTTTTGTACATCAATGTATATGtgttgtgtatgtgtgtgtgtggcgttTTGGAATGTTGCCTTGCACGAAATTCAAATTGTGACCCCATCCTTGAGATTGTGCTTTTGAGGCATACCTAAGAAATGGATGAGCATACATTGAATGACCTGTTGGAGTGTTCGGTTTGTCTGGACCGTCTCGATACCACATCGAAGGTGTTACCATGTCAGCATACATTCTGCCGCAAATGTCTGGTGGTGAGTACGAGTGAAATGCTCGTTTTTCCTATTCTCCCATTGACTAATTTTCCCTTTAGGACATTGTGGCCAGCCAACACAAGCTGCGGTGTCCGGAATGCCGCGTCCTGGTCTCGTCCAAAATCGATGAACTGCCACCGAATGTCTTACTGATGAGAATATTAGAAGGTAATGAGGGAGTATGAGCCATGAGCGCAGCCCACGCGGCTATCAGATGACGGTCGCAGCAGCCCACGCGACATTCGGACTAGAATTCTTGAATTGTTGAGTGCGGCAGTGGCCAGATTGTCAGCAAGTGACTCGCCTTTCCCTATCGATTCTCAACCATTCATAATTATTTCTCTCTCATTCTGAAGGCATGAAACAAACAGCGGCTGCTGTTAAAAACGACAATAAAAGCGAAGAGATCGAAACGCCCCAGAGAAACCCAAAATCCAACATTTCACGGAGACGGTGGCACCCACAAGCAGTACACAACTGCATCAGCAGCACCAGCCGCCACACCAGAAACAGAAATCGCAGACTCAGGTGGCGCGTCAAAAGCAACGACGGTTTCTGCTCCCGCACGCCTATGCCCTGTTCGATGTTGTCTCCAGCGAAGCCAACGATCTAAAGTTCAAGAAGGGGGACTTAATATTGCTTAAGCAACGCATCGACAACAATTGGTTCGTGGGCCAGGCCAATGGAGAGGAGGGAACCTTCCCCATCAACTATGTCAAAGTGTCCGTCCCCCTGCCCATGCCCCAGTGCATTGCCATGTATGACTTTAAGATGGGACCCAATGATGAAGAAGGCTGCCTCGATTTCAAGAAGAGCACAGTCATCCAAGTGCTACGGCGTGTGGACCACAATTGGGCTGAAGGTCGAATCGGTCAAACAATCGGAATCTTCCCCATAGCATTTGTGGAGCTAAATGCTGTAGCCAAGAAACTCCTGGATAGTGGAGTAATGAATCAACAACCGTGCCATCcgctacagcagcagccacaacgtGCGCTTCCTCCTGTCCCCATAATTGATCCCACAGTGGTCACGGAATCCAGCTCTGGCTCCTCGAACATAACGCCAGCTAGTAGCAATTCCAGTTCTACTTCCAGCTCGAACAACTGTAGTCCCAATCATCAGTCATCGCTGCCAAATACTCCCCAACACGTGATGCCCTCTGGATCCGGATCTGGATCTGTTCGATTTCGGGATAAAGGAGCTAAGGAGAAGCGGCATTCGTTGAATGCCCTTCTAGGAGGAGGAGCACCTCTTAGTCTACTGCAGACCAACCGCCATTCTGCCGAGATTCTGAGCCTGCCCCATGGGCTGAGTCGCCTGGAGGTGGCAGCCACTCCAGccgcagcggcggcggcaaaAGCGACCCCCGCCTCCCAGTCTGCACGTGTGCTGAAGACAAATGTGCAGCAACAAATGCCTCCCACTATGCCCTGGGGATACCTGGCCCTTTTTCCATATAAGCCACTACAAAACGACGAATTGGAATTGAAGAAAGGCTGCGTGTACATTGTGACCGAGCGTTGTATCGATGGCTGGTTCAAGGGAAAAAACTGGCTGGACATCACTGGTGTATTCCCGGGAAACTATTTAACGCCATTGCGTACACGCGACCAGCAGCAGTTGATGCACCAGTGGAAATACGGTCCCCAAAGCTCGGATGCGAAGCAGATCCATCCCCAGCAACAGCCAGTGACGCCAGATGTGCGCCTCAACAACATGCTGCCCATGCAGCCACCGGATTTGCCGCCCCGCCAGCTGCAAGCATCGACAACAGCGACTGCGACGACGACCAGCTGCTCGGCCTGGACAAAGCCAGTGGAGGCCTTGTTTAGTAGAAAGTCCGAGCCTAAACAGGATATCTCCATAGCCACTTCGAGCAGCAGTTCCTCGGGCGCAGTCGGACGTATGCGGCGACTAACGCACATGAAAACACGCTCAAAATCCCCAGGAGCTTCGCTGCAGCAAACTCCGAAAGAAGCGATAACAACAACCATTGAAAGCAGTGCTAAGACAACAGTTCCTCTCTTGCACCCAGTGCATGTTAGGTAGGTGCTTCCGCTAATAATCCCATACCATAATCATCACTATCGGTCACTCTTCAGATCCGGATCATGTCCCAGCCAACTCCAGCATAGTCAGCCGCTCAATgaaacgacaacgacaacaacaacacctcCTCCGTCCGCAGGTCAACAGCATTTTCAGGGCAACCAACATCAACTGCCTTCTgccagcagtggcagtgtctCTTATGGTTCGCAACGCGTGAAGAGAAACAAGGATCGGCCACATTTGCTTTGGTTGGTGGAATCTATTGCTGGTAGTCGCGCAAAATCAATTTTTAACGCAGCGCACGACAGTCCTTGGACACATCCACATTCCTCATCATGTATAACAATGCGGCCTCGTCCCCTCCACCGCCTGCATCATCAAAAGCCGCACCAATCTATGCCGGTGGGCAGCAGCCCGGTAGCCAGACGCAGCTGCATGCCAATATGATAATAGCACCGAGTCATCGAATGTTTCAGCAACTAGATGCTGGCCATGTGCTATGCCCCAGCACCGAGGCGGCCATAAAAGCCAGTGCAACAACAAAGTCGATTTATTGCACGAGAGAAAGGTTAGATTTCAGGACGGATACGATAATTCAACTAGATCTTAACCAACTTTTACTTTCACCATTTCAGTCGCTTTCGTTGCATCGTGCCGTATCCGCCGAACAGCGACATCGAGCTGGAGCTGCATGTTGGCGACATCATCTATGTGCAGCGTAAGCAAAAGAACGGCTGGTATAAGGGCACACATGCGCGCACTCACAAAACCAGACTGTTCCCAGCTTCGTTTGTTGAACCGGATATCTAGGTCCAAGACATTTAAGCATTTGTTAGGTGAAATTCCAAATTACTTGTCTAAATCTATTCAATCGCCGGTCGATTTGGGCTTCAATTTGTAATCTTTTCAAAAATGAAATCTTTTGTACTCGAATTTGAACTGGCGGATGTAATTTTTATACGATCTTTAATCAAAATAGGCAACCCATTAGTGCATGCCTTAAGCAACGAGTTACTTAAGCACATTTAAGCGTAAGTTAGAGTGTGAACTCGAATAAGAAATAATAATTTAGAAACGGCGTGTCCCATAAACAATTTGTGCCCAGTTGAAAGTTACATATTTGTAATATAGTAAATCGTAATAAAAAATGTATACACACGTTGCCATGTAGATCGTTTAAACTTATTTTATTTACTAAGCAAAACCATTGTGGTCACTTTGGAATGACCAACTCAACACAACGTATGGATGTTAAGAATGCCATATTTATTCGGCCTTGTCGTATTTGGAGCCATAGATTGGAACGTACTGCAGAACAAGCTTCCAGTCGGTGAAGTACAGCAGAGCCAGGCCAGCGGCCCCACCGAATCCAGCTCCAGAGCGAGCGCTTAAAGAAATTGGGAAAACAACATTGTTATTGAATCTGCACGATTATGCAATGTGCCTGTGTGTGCACATTGGGCCGAACTCGAGTAGTCTTATGATGGTCCAACCAGGATGTCATCATTTACTTACAAGGACGACGCGATTTCAGCGTGTTTCTTGCCAAATGGGATGCGGAAAGCCATTTTATTCAactaaattaaattttctgcGGCGTTAAGATTCTCTGTGCCGTATTCTTACACTAGAAATTCCAAAGATATGCAACGCAGCCCTGAACTGCGCTGCTCCGACCCTGGTTATTGAACGGCAGCACTATCTGGAGTACGTGCGAGTAACAATTTGTCATCAAATAATAGTTTGCCGTAAAACTAAATCATACATCACAATGAAGGTGTCTATATTTGGTGAACTCAACACGTTTGAGTTGCTCGTCCTGAGCAGCTTATTGCCAGGCGTCTTCGTGTTCCTGTGGACATTAATAACCGGGGATATTAAAGTCGTGCCCAAATCTTATCTATCACGGAATGTTTATTTTCATGCAATTTTTCTAATACTTTTACAGAACTTTAAGGGAAGCAAGCTGTCCTACTCCGAATTCACCGCGCAGGATCCTGTTAACTGCTACCAGAATTACGGCGAAAAGAAAGATAAGGATTCTTAAGTCGATTGATGCAATTGATGATCGTCATCAAAGATAACTAAAGATATAATGTTTTAAAATTGTAAAAATATATTGCGGATCTGGCAATAGAAATAAAGTCAGATTGAACCAGAGGCTCTGTATTGTTGCATGCGAAGATATCGATAGGTGATATCCCATAGAAGCGGTGAGGAGGAAAGAAGTTCGAACATAGTGGCAAggccaaaatttaaggggaaaaggTTAGCGAAGATTGGCGCCACCTGGTCCTGGAAAGTTGCAGTTCCGCCCGCTCTTCGGAGCCGTTATGAGAGAAGATTTCCGATCTCATCCCATAACGGAGTCCCGAAGCCAACTCACACATACCCCAAAGAAAAGAGAGCCGCCAGCATCCCGAATCAGgccatgcccttgaacctagtTCTAGGGCGATAGAAGAGAGAGCGATGGGGATCAGCGGCCCGGGAGCATTAAACAGAGAAGCTAAGCCTAGAGGGGGTTCAGAGAAAGAAATTCCCGCAACGGAGGAGCATGCGCGCCGGACATAGTGATTTagtgattttttttgttctgaaagaaaaagtgagtgGGATGAGGATGGAGTAGTGGCCATCACCCGATAAAAAGATAAATAAGTTTGGGATTCCAGGGGATCAAGATCAGTGAAACACCAGGAACTTTAGAGCTGACCAGCGGGACGGAAAGTAGACCCAAAAAGCACAAGAGTGAGTCCGCTCCAAAGGGGGAGTAAAGAAACCCCAAATTTATTCTTTTTGTTGGCGAATCCATAGGGAATAGGTCACAGCTCCGCCATCCTGGCTTGCTTTTTGCTGGGCTCGAAGACACAATCCTGGCCACGTAGAGCGGGTCCCTCGCCCATTTAGGGAGAGCAAAAAAAGCATCAATTAACTTATTTACtcccattatttatttttgttagacgtctccatttatatgtatatgttaatcccctaatttaagtccgcccatattatatctatatgtaacttatttatatttattatattaattatttctatttatctatttatttattaaccgcCCGTAGTGATAAGATGAGGGGGGTATGAATAGGCAGGCTTAGTGTAGCGATGATACCGTGTAAAAGTAGGAAATTGAAGTGAAAATTATAACGAAAAAAATGAATTGCTAAGCGTTTCATATGGGGggaagaggagccacagcaacgagagggtaaggctgctgcacatggcagGGAGATCCAAAACGTTGTTATTCAGATCTCAGGTAGGGTGGGTACGTCAGGGGTAAAAACATCGACACCTCGACCTGGTCCACGTCTGTGTTGAAGGAAGTTACTGTAATgttgtttgtcgagtagagtccgtttgcagttttttttgtcggttacttttgttgtttcaatttgTTCGAGATGTCCAATTAGTTGGTATATTGTGCGACCTGAGGGCTTGGACGaagtacccagccctgggatgaCTGGCTAGCCGGCCTTGCCCCGAAGAAAACAAAGGTTCGTAACACTATTGAGaagaatatttaaataattttgtaGTTGGAATATTGTTCGTTGTTTCTTGCCGTGTCTGGTCACGATGGGGATcaactcaaaatgagtattggtatatattagatttgtggtaaaagtggatgtgtgtaacgtccagaaggaatcgtttccgaccccataaagtatatatattcttgatcagcatcaatagccgagtcgattgagctctgtctgtctgtccgtctgtccgtccgtccgtccgtccgtccgtccgtccgtccgtccgtccgtccccttcagcgcctagtgctcaaagactataagagctagagcaacgatgttttggatccagacttctgtgatatgtcactgctacaaaaatatttcaaaacttcgccccgcccacttccgcccccacaaaggacgaaaatctgtggcatccacatttttaaagatacgataaaaccaaaaacgcagaatcggtgaggatgaccatatcttctacagtgcaaaatctgaaccagatcgaataatgattatagccagaatcaagaaaacaatttcattctttctcgctctgtctctctctaacacacaggtttcatggtcggttttgtcaattgcaaaatatgagttcaaggatctcagaacctataagagccagagcaaccaaatttggtatccacactcctgtgatatcggaccttgaccgtttcctGTCCAAATtgcgccacacccccttccgcccccgcaaaggacgaaaatctggggcatccacaaatctcagagactattaaggctagagtaaccaaatttggtatccgcatttctgttagatctcactataaaacgtatatctcagaatttcgccccacccttttccgcccccacaaaggacgaaaatctgttgcattcacaatattgcacattcgagaaaactaaaaacgtagaatcatagataatgaccatatctatcagattgctgaatctggatcagatcagataatttttatagccaaaaggaacaaatcaatttgcactggctacgcagcccccgacgtcacgctcagactgattttctgtctctctcgcacgcactccttgtcgtgtcgtttaatatta is part of the Drosophila miranda strain MSH22 chromosome Y unlocalized genomic scaffold, D.miranda_PacBio2.1 Contig_Y1_pilon, whole genome shotgun sequence genome and harbors:
- the LOC117189520 gene encoding LOW QUALITY PROTEIN: E3 ubiquitin-protein ligase SH3RF1-like (The sequence of the model RefSeq protein was modified relative to this genomic sequence to represent the inferred CDS: inserted 1 base in 1 codon), which encodes MDEHTLNDLLECSVCLDRLDTTSKVLPCQHTFCRKCLVDIVASQHKLRCPECRVLVSSKIDELPPNVLLMRILEGMKQTAAAVKNDNKSEEIETXPEKPKIQHFTETVAPTSSTQLHQQHQPPHQKQKSQTQVARQKQRRFLLPHAYALFDVVSSEANDLKFKKGDLILLKQRIDNNWFVGQANGEEGTFPINYVKVSVPLPMPQCIAMYDFKMGPNDEEGCLDFKKSTVIQVLRRVDHNWAEGRIGQTIGIFPIAFVELNAVAKKLLDSGVMNQQPCHPLQQQPQRALPPVPIIDPTVVTESSSGSSNITPASSNSSSTSSSNNCSPNHQSSLPNTPQHVMPSGSGSGSVRFRDKGAKEKRHSLNALLGGGAPLSLLQTNRHSAEILSLPHGLSRLEVAATPAAAAAAKATPASQSARVLKTNVQQQMPPTMPWGYLALFPYKPLQNDELELKKGCVYIVTERCIDGWFKGKNWLDITGVFPGNYLTPLRTRDQQQLMHQWKYGPQSSDAKQIHPQQQPVTPDVRLNNMLPMQPPDLPPRQLQASTTATATTTSCSAWTKPVEALFSRKSEPKQDISIATSSSSSSGAVGRMRRLTHMKTRSKSPGASLQQTPKEAITTTIESSAKTTVPLLHPVHVRSGSCPSQLQHSQPLNETTTTTTTPPPSAGQQHFQGNQHQLPSASSGSVSYGSQRVKRNKDRPHLLCARQSLDTSTFLIMYNNAASSPPPPASSKAAPIYAGGQQPGSQTQLHANMIIAPSHRMFQQLDAGHVLCPSTEAAIKASATTKSIYCTRESRFRCIVPYPPNSDIELELHVGDIIYVQRKQKNGWYKGTHARTHKTRLFPASFVEPDI
- the LOC117189519 gene encoding uncharacterized protein LOC117189519 — translated: MKVSIFGELNTFELLVLSSLLPGVFVFLWTLITGDIKNFKGSKLSYSEFTAQDPVNCYQNYGEKKDKDS
- the LOC117189517 gene encoding uncharacterized protein LOC117189517 codes for the protein MAFRIPFGKKHAEIASSFARSGAGFGGAAGLALLYFTDWKLVLQYVPIYGSKYDKAE